The Psychrobacillus sp. FSL K6-2836 nucleotide sequence TAAACCGAAGATCCCGACTTTCTCTCCATTTACTTCCTTAACTATTCCTGAATAAATATTGGCTTTCTCAGGTTTTTCTGCAATTTTCGTATTGAACAAACCTGTAAACAGCTCGTCTTTAGAGAAGTCAACGTTTGCAGATACAAATGGGAAGTTTGCTGCTTTGATGAAATCTGCTAATGCCTTGTGACCTTCAGGAGATGAACCAAGATCGAACTCGTGATTACCAAACGTCATTGCATCGACTTTCATTAAATTCATAAATTCTAAGTCGGCCTGTCCTTTAAATTCATTAAAATAGAGTGTTCCTGAGAAAACATCCCCTGCATCCAATAGCAGTGAGTTCGGTTTAGTGGCACGTACTTCATTTACCGCTGTCACACGTTTTGCAGCATTATCCAAGTGAGCATGTGTGTCATTGAAATGCATGATGGATAATTCGAAGTTTTTATCGTCTGGTTTTGTTGGTGGAGTGGTGTTACCGCCTCCACTTCCACCTCCGCCAGTGGATGGTGGTGTTACTGGTTTAGCATCCGGGTTCGCAACCCCATTAATCTTTGCGATATTTGCCTTTACTTTGTCATAGTTTGAAATGATATCTTTTGCTTTTGTTCCAGTAGGTAGAAGAAGATCGCCGATTTTAGCATTTGTGCCGAGTGTGACTTTTGTATTTTTTGAATGGACTTTAAGTTTTTCAACTATAGCGTCTACTGTGACTGAGGTAGTTCCCTGTTTTATCTGGAGTGATGTTAATGTTATGTTTTTAATCGTGATGAAATTGCCATTAGTTGAAAGTTCACCGTTAAACTTATCGCCTTTTCCATCCAGAACGAGGTAATTGTTAGTCGTACCGCTCGCTTGCATTTCAATGTCGCTAATATTTTCGATTCCCTTGTCTTTCACTGTGTATTTTATATGTGACCCTTTCAATATTGCTAAATTGGATTCACTTAAGATGTTAGCGAAGCTTTTAGGTATTGCGTATGTTCCATCTGAGACTGTTAGTGCATTATTAGATATGTTTTGTATTATAATTGCTTCTTGTTTTTTGGTAAGTTCCGTTCGGTAAATAAAGGAAGCTGCTTGTCCACGTGTAATATTTGCATTTGGATCATACTTGCTTGCCGTCTTACCGGTTGTGATTTTATTGGCAAATAAAGTTTGAATATAATTCGCATGCCATTCATTGTTTTTCACATCATCAAATGGTAAATTACTATATTTCTCTTCTTCAAACTTAAAACCTTTTACTAGTATCTTAGCCATTTGAGCTCGAGTTAAATTTCCATCAGGATTGAATGTATTATTTTCATAGCCTTTTAAAACGCCAGCCTCGACAAGCGCAGCAATCGCCTCATAGTTTGGATGGCTCTTGCTTACATCTTTGAATCCAGGATTTTTTACGTTTTTTGTATCTAATCCTAAAGCAAGCGCCATTATTTTGGCTGCATGTGCTCTGCTAATGTTTTCAGACGGTCTAAACGTGCCATCTTCATAACCGGAAATTATTCCTCTGGCTGTTAAATTCTTCACAGCTTCATAGAAATGCTGAGATGCTTGTACATCGGAGAAGGATTTTTCATTCACATCCGCTGCTAATGCATTAGGTGGTGACAATGTTACTAGTGATCCAGTTGCTAAAGCCATTGCCAGCGCTGCTTTATACGTCCGTTTTCTTAGCTTTCTTCTTTCTTTCATAAACTAGCCTCCTATTAATCTATAGTCGCATTGAGGGACTGCCAAATTTCCTATACCGTCCACTATATGTTAGGTATTAGAGAAAGATTCCAAAATACTTGTGAGATAGATTCTTCGTTTCTACTTCTAGGAGTTGTTGAGATTTTGCAGGTATTCTATTTAATTTTCATTTCTTGAATTGGTTGAGTTCTGGGGATGGGGAATTTTGTGGGGTGGTCTCTCGTATGGGGGGCATGCTCTCTCGTATAGAGGTGGATTGCTCTCGTATCAAGGGCTATCTCTCTCGTTCAAGAGATGCTCTCTCGCATAGAGGTGGATCGCTCTCGTATAGGTGGTGATCTCTCTCGTATGGGGGGCAAGCTCTCTCGTTCAGGAAATGTTCTCTCGGATAGAGGCGGATCACTCTCGTATGCTGGGGTATCTCTCTCGTTCAGGAGATGCTCTCGTATAGAGGAGGATCGCTCTCGTATAGAGCTGCGGATCCATATAAAAAAAAGAATCGATTAGATCGATTCTTTTCCTATTTGTTAGTGTAGTGCTCGGTTGATAAAGGATGCGAATTGTTGTCTGGTTACGGTGTTATTTGGACGATACGTATTATCTATCGTGAAACCAGTCGTGATTCCTCGGGTATATAGTGTATTAATTTCTTTATAGTATGGATGGGTTGGGCTGATATCTTTAAATTTATGTTCGGTAATGCCTTGCAGCTTAAATCCATTTACGATTGCTTTTGCCATGACGTCGCGTTTCATCGGTTGGAAGGCATTGATTTTTCCATTTTGTGGTTCAATTATGCCATATCGGATTCCGGTTGCAAGTACTGCGTAGCCATAGTCTCCTTTTTTCATATCGGAGACGTTCATTGTAGCTGACGCTGATGCATTAATTCCTAGTGATCGTAAAATCATCTCCGTTGCTTGTACACGCGAGAGTGTTCCAGTTGGATAGAATTTACCTTTGGATCCTTTAATAACTCCTAGTTTATAAAGAGATAACATATCTTGATAGGCTGCATTTGACTTACTGACATCTGGAAAGAATGGCACCTCTCCGATGATGGCATAGTTGGAAGCAGACGTCTTCTTAAATGTCTTAGTTGAGGCTACGACGGGAATCTGCTCGGCAATACCAGTTTGATCCTTTCTACCTTCTGTGAATATTGCTCTAATTGTATACGTTCCATTCGCTAGCTTTTTAGGCAATGAAAGCTGGAACTTTTCATTGCGTATTCTATAACTAGATTTGTCAGGAGATAGTCCAGGTATATATATTTTTTGGCTAGTAGCGATTGTTTTTTCATTCGAATCTAGAACTTCGATATGGACTGTACCCCGTGCTGGAACATTGCCTTTATTTTCGGCAGTAACTGTACTGTACACAACAAAATCATTTGCTCTTTGATACGCTGAGACATTACTTTGCGTAAGGGAGACATTATACGTTCGTTTTACTTCGGTTGTATGTGGCTCTGTAACCCAGTTTAGGGAATGTTTTAAGAATACTTGTCCATCCTGGTCCCCGGTTGTCTTATCCCAGCTCTTTAAATTTCCACCTGTTATGTGGTCATACATTTTAAATCCGCTATATACCATTCTACCTTTGCCATATTCTACTGCATATGCAGCTCCTGTTGATCCTTTTTTAACAGTATTAGGTTTGTCAGTTGCTGAGTAATTTGTATATGTTAGTAGTGGTGAAATGGCTTTGTTCCATGGTTCAATTACTTCAACCCAATCCCCAGCTGGTCTTGTATTAGTAAAGGATAGACTGATTTTACCAAGTTCTTTATATGTGTTTGTTAAAATAGGATGTTTGTTTGAAGTATTTTTAACTGTAAAATTCGTTAACTGGACATCATCTATAAAACGGGAAGCAAAAACTTCAGTTAGATTATCCCATTCCCATATCCAGGTCAATGTGTCGTAGATAAGAGGTGTTCGATCATTTTTTAGGACGGTGTCCATATGAGCGGACTCGTTACGGGCAGTTCCAAATGCGAAGATAGCTCCTCCACCATCTTGTATATATAATTTCACGTTTTCACGCTCTTTTACATTCATCATGACCGTATATGGGAATACTATCGCATCATATTTACGTAACTCACTTAAACTCTTTAACTCCGTTTCCGTAATTTTAGAAACTTGGAATCCCTGAGATTCGTACAGATGATAGAGTTTATCTGCCTTATCACTTGTGAGACTCCATTTTTTAATTTTTGTATATGTATCGCTTTGTCCGTGATACAGAATTCCTATCTTCTGTGGATTTGTTTCTGCAGCAGCTTCCTGTGTAGCTGTCATCCATCCGAATGAAAGGACAAGTATGAATGTAATGATATATTTCATCATAAAACCTCTTTCTTTTGCAAGTCGTTTGCCTTTCTTCTATTATACATTGTAACTAGTGAAAGTTAGCAGGTTAACATTGAGTTTTGAATTGCGCAGAAATTCCTGGCTCTCGACGTCTCGGCTTTCGTATGCTGGGGTGGCTCTCTCGTATAGAAGTAGATCTCTCTCGTATGAGCGGTGACCTCTCTCGCATAGAGGCGGAGCTCTCTCGTATGAGTGGCAAACTCTCTCGTTCGGGAGATTCTCTCTCGTATAGAAGTAGATTGCTCTCGTATGAGCGGCGATCTCTCTCATATAGAGGTGGATCGCTCTCGTATAGAAAGTGTGGCGGGTACTTTTATTAAGTTTCTAATAGGAAGTAAAGTATTTTGGAAGCTGATGCGCTTGTTGCATTTGCTTGAGGTGCAAAAACTTGTTGATTTCCATTCAATACGTCCATTTCCCTACTCGACTACTTTTCAACTGTGTAGCTATGCTATAATTTGAAGGGATTAATATGATTAAAAGGAGTACATATATGCCAGAACAAATTTTTGAGAAATTCAAGCAGTGGCTTCGCCCAGAGTGGAAGTCTGCATTTATGGCCAGTATTGTTATTGGCTTTTTGATTCATCTATACGCATTTGTCAATTATTTACCTAATCATGATGGACTTATTAATATTCATAATACGCAATTGAAATTTCAATTAGGGCGTTTTTTCCTCGGTCCCTTTAGTGGAATTAGCTCCTATTTTGATCTGCCGTTTGTTATCGGTGTATTGTCTATCCTATATTTAGCGGTAACAGTCGTGCTGATTGTAGAGATTTTAAAGCTTCGGAAAACCTTGTCCATTTGGTTAACAGCTGGTTTGGTTGTAAGCTTTCCAACGATTGCTTCGACGTTTTCTTATATGTTCACTGCTGATGGGTATATGATGGGCTTTTTACTTGCTGCCCTAGCTATTCTAGTGACACAGAAGTTTAGATATGGCTTTATAGCAGGAGCTTTCATCTTCTATTTGTCGGTCGGAATTTATCAGGCCAATCTTCCACTTGCACTAACTTTAATCGCGTTAGTATGGTTACAGGATCTTTTATATGGGAATAAAAAGATGAAAGTAATTCTTAGTAAGTGGATTAGCTATGTATTAACGATTGGTGTCGGTATGATTCTTTATGCAATTACATTTAAAATCTATCAAACCTACTTTGCAGGAGAGATTTCCGATTATCAGGGTTTAAGTGAAATTGGGGCCGGATCCTTGAGCCTGTCATCGGCTTTTGTAGCTATAAAGAATTCCATGGTGGCCTTTTTCTTTGGAGGTTTCCAGGCAGATACAGCAATGACTTTCTTGGATGTATTGAATGTCTTCTTAGTAGTTGTAACTATTGCCGGTTTTATATGGGCATTACGTAAACGACCAATTGTGCATATTATACTTGCTGTTGGCATTTTCGTTATGATGCCAGTGCTTTCTTATTGTATGTATTTCGTCTCGCCTGGTGTGGAATATCACATGCTGATGGTGATGGGACTTGTTAGTTTTTATGTGCTCCCGATTTTATTTTACGATCGAATGGTTCGTGAAAAAGGATTTGGACAAGGGGTAGCTTGGGCTACTGTTATCGTACTTGGGTTGACCGTGTTTAACTTTGGACTAATCGCGAATATTTCTTATTTTAATACGACACTGAAGTATGAGAAATCCATTTCCTACGCTAATCGAGTGTTGGACCGTATAGAACAAACTGCTGGTTATGAAAACGTAACGAAGCTTGCGATATTTGGAACATATTATTTGAAATCTGAGTTGGGCTCTTCGACAATACCCGATAGACTTCCATCAATGACGGGTGTTATTGGCGAAACTATGCTTGCTCAGCCTTATCATTATCAGTATTTATTTGCCAATGAGTTTGGTGAATCGTTCCACTTAGCGAGTCCAGAGGAGAAACAGACTATTCAAGAGACCGAATGGTTTGCTGGCATGCCTACTTGGCCGCATCCCGCTTCGGTTCGAGTCGAAGGTGATATTATAGTGATAAAGTTAAATAAATAAAGGACGTGGATTCAATGGGTACTATAAAAAAAGCAATTATTCCAGCGGCAGGTCTAGGCACACGGTTCCTTCCTGCCACAAAGGCGATGCCGAAAGAAATGCTTCCAATAGTAGATAAGCCAACCATTCAATATATAGTAGAAGAAGCAATTGCATCAGGTATTGAAGATATTATTATCGTAACGGGAAAGCATAAACGCGCCATCGAGGATCACTTTGACAACGCATATGAGCTAGAAGCAAACTTGTTGGAGCATGAAAAATTCGACCTGTTAAATAAAGTACAAGCTCCATCCACTGTGGATATCCATTATATTCGTCAAAAAGAACCGCTGGGGCTAGGACATGCCATATGGTGTGCACGTAAATTTATAGGCGATGAACCATTTGCAGTGTTACTGGGAGATGATATCGTGTCCAGTGAAGTGCCTTGTCTTGCCCAGCTGATCAACCATTTTGATGAAGTACAAAGTAGTGTTATCGGTGTGCAAAAAGTGCCTTTAGAGGATGTTCATCGATACGGTATTATAGACCCGATCAATGCAGACGACCGTTTGATGAGGGTTCGTCAATTTGTGGAGAAGCCTAAACAAGCGGACGCACCTTCCCAATTTGGAATTGTCGGCAGATATATTTTAACACCAGCTATTTTCTCTCTATTAGAAGACCAGAAAATAGGAGCTGGTGGAGAAATTCAATTGACCGATGCTATTGAGCGATTGAATAGAAGTGAACCAGTGTATGCCTATAACTTTGAAGGTAAACGCTATGATATTGGTGAACAACTTGGTTTCATCGATACGACTATTGCTTTTGCTTTAGAAAGACCAGATTTGCGTCAAGGTGTAGAGGATATTTTGAAGAAATATGTGAAATCACTAGTGTCTCATTAATCTCTTTTTGTGAGCAAGATAAGGAGTATTTAAATGGCTAAGAAACGCATTTTTTATATGGATTATGTAAGGGCTATCGCAATTATTGGTGTTTTGGTAATCCATACAGCTGCACCATATGCAACAATGTACAACAAAGTCGACTTTTGGGTTTGGGAGTCTAGTATTATTTATAACTCGCTAGTTCGATGGTGTGTTCCATTATTCTTAATGGTAAGTGGGGCTTTACTATTAGGTAGAAAAGAAGAATCCTTGACCGATTTCTTTACTAAACGGGCAAACAGGATTATTGTCCCTTTCCTGTTTTGGTCTGTTTTCTACTTTGCATGGAGGCACTTCCATTACGGCGCTGAACTTTCTATTACAAAGATGATCTCTCAAATGCTGAACAATGGTACGTATTATCATCTTTGGTATTTTG carries:
- a CDS encoding S-layer homology domain-containing protein; protein product: MKERRKLRKRTYKAALAMALATGSLVTLSPPNALAADVNEKSFSDVQASQHFYEAVKNLTARGIISGYEDGTFRPSENISRAHAAKIMALALGLDTKNVKNPGFKDVSKSHPNYEAIAALVEAGVLKGYENNTFNPDGNLTRAQMAKILVKGFKFEEEKYSNLPFDDVKNNEWHANYIQTLFANKITTGKTASKYDPNANITRGQAASFIYRTELTKKQEAIIIQNISNNALTVSDGTYAIPKSFANILSESNLAILKGSHIKYTVKDKGIENISDIEMQASGTTNNYLVLDGKGDKFNGELSTNGNFITIKNITLTSLQIKQGTTSVTVDAIVEKLKVHSKNTKVTLGTNAKIGDLLLPTGTKAKDIISNYDKVKANIAKINGVANPDAKPVTPPSTGGGGSGGGNTTPPTKPDDKNFELSIMHFNDTHAHLDNAAKRVTAVNEVRATKPNSLLLDAGDVFSGTLYFNEFKGQADLEFMNLMKVDAMTFGNHEFDLGSSPEGHKALADFIKAANFPFVSANVDFSKDELFTGLFNTKIAEKPEKANIYSGIVKEVNGEKVGIFGLTTAETKDISSPGNITFSNYIDDAKKMVAEFEKMGVNKIVAITHIGYDDNPAVDNDMELAKAVEGIDVIVGGHSHTQLDKPVLVSKNAQPTIIVQAYQYADFLGTLDVTFDKNGVIVGHAGKLIKVADKAADPAAAEILKKYSDRIAEISDEETGAIAVNALENPRSNANSNVSVRSNETPLGNVITDGMLSKAKVYNKNVVMAFQNGGGIRSAIDQGPITVGEVITVLPFGNTLATMELTGAEIKATFEISFKELPRENGGFLHVSGAKVKYDSSKPVGQRVVSIAYKNAEGDYTEIQDAEKYTIATNAFTAKGGDGYTVLAKAYAEGRVTDLGLSDWENFRDHLVSLVNVDPIVEGRIVDVKDEDPNNEYPGGDIDEDDFSGTIEAPKVYNGDVTITVADIASLGNAVIKGNLTIKGTSTESLSFVNITVEGNLDLSEINSKNISFDGVTVSGDTIF
- a CDS encoding S-layer homology domain-containing protein produces the protein MKYIITFILVLSFGWMTATQEAAAETNPQKIGILYHGQSDTYTKIKKWSLTSDKADKLYHLYESQGFQVSKITETELKSLSELRKYDAIVFPYTVMMNVKERENVKLYIQDGGGAIFAFGTARNESAHMDTVLKNDRTPLIYDTLTWIWEWDNLTEVFASRFIDDVQLTNFTVKNTSNKHPILTNTYKELGKISLSFTNTRPAGDWVEVIEPWNKAISPLLTYTNYSATDKPNTVKKGSTGAAYAVEYGKGRMVYSGFKMYDHITGGNLKSWDKTTGDQDGQVFLKHSLNWVTEPHTTEVKRTYNVSLTQSNVSAYQRANDFVVYSTVTAENKGNVPARGTVHIEVLDSNEKTIATSQKIYIPGLSPDKSSYRIRNEKFQLSLPKKLANGTYTIRAIFTEGRKDQTGIAEQIPVVASTKTFKKTSASNYAIIGEVPFFPDVSKSNAAYQDMLSLYKLGVIKGSKGKFYPTGTLSRVQATEMILRSLGINASASATMNVSDMKKGDYGYAVLATGIRYGIIEPQNGKINAFQPMKRDVMAKAIVNGFKLQGITEHKFKDISPTHPYYKEINTLYTRGITTGFTIDNTYRPNNTVTRQQFASFINRALH
- a CDS encoding glucosyltransferase domain-containing protein — protein: MPEQIFEKFKQWLRPEWKSAFMASIVIGFLIHLYAFVNYLPNHDGLINIHNTQLKFQLGRFFLGPFSGISSYFDLPFVIGVLSILYLAVTVVLIVEILKLRKTLSIWLTAGLVVSFPTIASTFSYMFTADGYMMGFLLAALAILVTQKFRYGFIAGAFIFYLSVGIYQANLPLALTLIALVWLQDLLYGNKKMKVILSKWISYVLTIGVGMILYAITFKIYQTYFAGEISDYQGLSEIGAGSLSLSSAFVAIKNSMVAFFFGGFQADTAMTFLDVLNVFLVVVTIAGFIWALRKRPIVHIILAVGIFVMMPVLSYCMYFVSPGVEYHMLMVMGLVSFYVLPILFYDRMVREKGFGQGVAWATVIVLGLTVFNFGLIANISYFNTTLKYEKSISYANRVLDRIEQTAGYENVTKLAIFGTYYLKSELGSSTIPDRLPSMTGVIGETMLAQPYHYQYLFANEFGESFHLASPEEKQTIQETEWFAGMPTWPHPASVRVEGDIIVIKLNK
- the galU gene encoding UTP--glucose-1-phosphate uridylyltransferase GalU, which gives rise to MGTIKKAIIPAAGLGTRFLPATKAMPKEMLPIVDKPTIQYIVEEAIASGIEDIIIVTGKHKRAIEDHFDNAYELEANLLEHEKFDLLNKVQAPSTVDIHYIRQKEPLGLGHAIWCARKFIGDEPFAVLLGDDIVSSEVPCLAQLINHFDEVQSSVIGVQKVPLEDVHRYGIIDPINADDRLMRVRQFVEKPKQADAPSQFGIVGRYILTPAIFSLLEDQKIGAGGEIQLTDAIERLNRSEPVYAYNFEGKRYDIGEQLGFIDTTIAFALERPDLRQGVEDILKKYVKSLVSH